One stretch of Caldinitratiruptor microaerophilus DNA includes these proteins:
- the hslU gene encoding ATP-dependent protease ATPase subunit HslU has translation MTELTPRQIVAELDKYIVGQAAAKRAVAVALRSRYRRSRLPPELQNEVMPKNILMIGPTGVGKTEIARRLARLVGAPFVKVEATKYTEVGYVGRDVESMVRDLVETAVRMVKAEKVEAVRERAAKGARERLLDVLVPLPGPEHRTPRNPLEALFGFGGGPATQEQDEDLLRRRREASERRREVAARLDAGELEGEWVEIEVEETGPPVLEVFSGQGLEGMGVNFQELLGGLLPHRRRRRKVTVAEAREILLQQEASRLIDMDRVAAEAVHRAENHGIIFIDEIDKIAGRESGHGPDVSREGVQRDILPIVEGSTVMTKYGPVKTDHILFIAAGAFHVSKPSDLIPELQGRFPIRVELTPLGEADFVRILTEPENSLTRQYQALLAADGVDLRFTEDGIRAIARVAAQVNAESEDIGARRLHTVMERLLEDVAFEAPDGAPAVVVVDRKYVEEKLAGIVAQRDVSRFIL, from the coding sequence TTGACCGAGTTGACCCCCCGGCAGATCGTTGCCGAGCTGGACAAGTACATCGTCGGGCAGGCCGCGGCGAAGCGGGCGGTGGCCGTGGCGCTGCGCAGCCGCTACCGCCGGAGCCGCCTGCCTCCCGAGCTCCAGAACGAGGTGATGCCGAAGAACATCCTGATGATCGGGCCAACCGGAGTGGGCAAGACGGAGATCGCCCGCCGGCTCGCCCGTCTGGTCGGGGCGCCGTTCGTGAAGGTCGAGGCGACCAAGTACACCGAGGTCGGCTACGTGGGCCGTGACGTGGAGTCCATGGTGCGCGACCTGGTGGAGACCGCCGTCCGGATGGTCAAGGCGGAGAAGGTGGAGGCGGTGAGGGAGCGGGCGGCGAAGGGCGCCCGGGAGCGCCTGCTGGACGTGCTCGTGCCCCTTCCCGGCCCGGAGCACCGTACGCCCCGCAATCCGCTGGAGGCCCTTTTCGGGTTCGGAGGTGGCCCTGCCACCCAGGAGCAGGACGAAGACCTGCTTCGCCGGCGCCGGGAGGCCTCCGAGCGCCGGCGGGAGGTCGCGGCTCGCCTCGACGCCGGCGAGCTCGAGGGCGAGTGGGTCGAGATCGAGGTGGAGGAGACCGGTCCTCCCGTCCTGGAGGTCTTCTCCGGGCAAGGCCTGGAGGGGATGGGGGTCAACTTCCAGGAACTCCTCGGCGGCCTGCTCCCGCACCGGCGGCGCCGGCGCAAGGTGACGGTGGCGGAGGCGCGGGAGATCCTGCTCCAGCAAGAGGCTTCCCGGCTCATCGACATGGACCGGGTTGCCGCCGAGGCGGTGCACCGCGCCGAGAACCACGGGATCATCTTCATCGACGAGATCGACAAGATCGCAGGCCGGGAATCCGGGCACGGGCCGGACGTGTCGCGGGAAGGGGTCCAGCGGGACATCCTCCCGATCGTGGAAGGTTCGACGGTGATGACGAAGTACGGCCCGGTGAAGACGGATCACATCCTGTTCATCGCGGCCGGGGCCTTCCACGTGTCCAAGCCCTCCGACCTCATCCCGGAACTGCAGGGACGCTTCCCGATCCGGGTGGAACTGACGCCGCTTGGCGAAGCGGACTTCGTCCGCATCCTGACGGAACCCGAGAACTCGCTCACCCGCCAGTATCAGGCGCTCCTGGCCGCCGACGGCGTGGACCTGCGCTTCACGGAGGACGGCATCCGGGCGATCGCCCGGGTTGCCGCCCAGGTGAACGCCGAGTCCGAGGACATCGGGGCCCGGCGCCTCCACACGGTGATGGAGCGCCTTCTCGAGGACGTGGCTTTCGAGGCCCCGGACGGGGCGCCCGCCGTCGTGGTCGTGGATCGCAAGTATGTGGAAGAAAAGTTGGCAGGCATCGTCGCACAGCGTGATGTCAGCCGCTTCATCCTTTGA
- the codY gene encoding GTP-sensing pleiotropic transcriptional regulator CodY codes for MESLLEKTRRINRLLQRSAGTAVDFNEMAEVLSELLGANVYVASRKGKILGSGVRHGFADGSVTGAMLPEDVNNRLMKIDETTPNTKLDRLTLVKEGQELYFEEPVVTIVPIGGGGERLGTLILGRSEGQFGDEELILAELGATVVGMEILRAHAAEMEEEARKKAAVQVALGTLSYSELEAVQHIFDELEGNEGLLVASKIADRVGITRSVIVNALRKFESAGVIESRSLGMKGTHIKVLNDRLIEELRKMR; via the coding sequence ATGGAAAGCTTGCTCGAAAAGACGCGCCGGATCAACCGACTCCTGCAGCGTAGCGCCGGAACGGCCGTCGACTTCAACGAGATGGCCGAGGTGCTGTCCGAGCTCCTCGGGGCCAACGTGTACGTGGCTTCCCGCAAGGGGAAGATCCTCGGCAGCGGCGTCCGCCACGGGTTCGCCGACGGTTCGGTCACCGGAGCGATGCTCCCGGAGGACGTGAACAACCGGCTGATGAAGATCGACGAAACGACCCCGAACACGAAGCTGGACCGGCTCACCCTCGTCAAGGAGGGGCAGGAGCTGTACTTCGAGGAGCCGGTGGTGACCATCGTCCCGATCGGCGGCGGCGGCGAGCGGCTCGGCACCCTCATCCTGGGCCGCTCGGAGGGCCAGTTCGGCGACGAGGAGCTGATCCTCGCCGAACTCGGCGCCACCGTCGTGGGCATGGAGATCCTGCGGGCGCACGCGGCGGAGATGGAGGAGGAGGCCCGGAAGAAGGCGGCGGTCCAGGTGGCCCTGGGCACGCTGTCGTACTCGGAGCTCGAGGCCGTCCAGCACATCTTCGACGAGCTCGAGGGCAACGAGGGGCTGCTCGTGGCCTCCAAGATCGCCGATCGGGTCGGCATCACCCGCTCGGTGATCGTGAACGCCCTGCGCAAGTTCGAGAGCGCCGGGGTGATCGAGAGCCGGTCGCTCGGGATGAAGGGTACCCACATCAAGGTGCTCAACGACCGCCTGATCGAGGAACTGCGGAAGATGCGCTGA
- the flgB gene encoding flagellar basal body rod protein FlgB produces the protein MQVFTEHIGILERALGASALRQQALAQNLANVNTPGYKALRVTFEDALASALAAREGRETRLRLVTTDPRHIPAPTPAGPEAVAPVVWRDASHSARADGNNVDLEAEMARVAANQLWYWALSRQIGDEFGRLRLAVTEGRR, from the coding sequence GTGCAGGTCTTCACGGAGCACATCGGGATCCTGGAGCGGGCGCTGGGGGCGTCGGCCCTCCGGCAGCAGGCCCTGGCGCAGAACCTGGCGAACGTGAACACGCCCGGGTACAAGGCGCTGCGGGTGACCTTCGAGGACGCGCTCGCCAGCGCGCTGGCGGCGCGGGAGGGCCGGGAGACTCGCCTGCGCCTCGTGACCACCGATCCTCGCCACATCCCGGCGCCCACCCCGGCGGGTCCCGAGGCAGTCGCGCCTGTGGTCTGGCGGGACGCGTCCCACAGCGCGCGGGCCGACGGGAACAACGTCGACCTGGAGGCCGAGATGGCCCGGGTGGCGGCCAACCAGCTCTGGTACTGGGCGCTCAGCCGGCAGATCGGGGACGAGTTCGGGCGGCTGCGCCTGGCGGTCACGGAAGGGAGGCGGTAA
- the flgC gene encoding flagellar basal body rod protein FlgC codes for MWTAWFRGLEISASGLTAERLRMDVIANNIANANTTRTADGPGPYRRRVVVLAAREPQPDFGTWLARFLGETGAGPWGPQPAAIGDGVRVVRVATDPSPTRRKYDPAHPDAGPDGYVELPNVDPITEMVDLIGATRAYEANVTALNATKAMMVRALEIGR; via the coding sequence GTGTGGACGGCCTGGTTCCGGGGACTCGAGATCAGCGCCAGCGGGCTGACCGCCGAGCGCCTGCGGATGGACGTGATCGCCAACAACATCGCCAACGCGAACACGACCCGCACCGCGGACGGCCCGGGTCCGTACCGCCGCCGCGTGGTCGTGCTGGCCGCCCGGGAACCCCAGCCCGACTTCGGGACGTGGCTGGCCCGCTTCCTCGGCGAAACCGGGGCCGGGCCCTGGGGGCCGCAGCCGGCGGCGATCGGGGATGGCGTCCGGGTGGTCCGGGTGGCGACGGACCCGTCGCCCACCCGGCGGAAGTACGACCCCGCGCACCCGGACGCCGGGCCGGACGGGTACGTGGAGCTGCCCAACGTCGACCCGATCACCGAGATGGTGGACCTGATCGGTGCGACCCGGGCGTACGAGGCGAACGTCACCGCCCTGAACGCGACGAAGGCCATGATGGTCCGGGCCCTGGAGATCGGGAGGTAA
- the fliE gene encoding flagellar hook-basal body complex protein FliE yields MVDLVIGSRLDGLSDALAGRSGGPAGAASDREMSFSEYLREALAGVEAAQRAAARAGDRLAAGQVTDLAQVVIASEKATLSLQLLVSVRNRALEAYQEIMRMPL; encoded by the coding sequence ATGGTTGACCTCGTGATCGGCTCTCGACTCGACGGGCTCTCGGATGCCCTTGCCGGCAGGTCGGGGGGACCGGCCGGGGCGGCGTCCGACCGCGAGATGTCCTTCAGCGAGTACCTGCGCGAGGCGCTGGCCGGGGTCGAGGCGGCACAGCGGGCAGCCGCACGAGCAGGGGACCGGCTGGCGGCGGGCCAGGTGACGGACCTCGCCCAGGTGGTCATCGCCTCCGAGAAGGCGACGTTGAGTCTCCAGCTCCTGGTGAGCGTGCGGAACCGCGCCCTCGAGGCGTATCAGGAAATCATGCGGATGCCGCTCTAG
- the fliF gene encoding flagellar basal-body MS-ring/collar protein FliF, which produces MAGWLQRAWSQARELWSRWPGWVKGLVLGLVAALVIAAVVAVPGRGPRLVPLPGQPYGGSDTALVVQKLKEAKIPYRTAPDGATLLVPEDQVLDAQLALAQAGLPRQPVGWELFDRTNLAATEFDRKVALLRAMQGELSRTIARLAPLEAAVVHLSIPEQSVFVREKKPVKAAVMVQPKPGAELSPREVDGIVRFLAASVPDLDPQNVIVIDNGGRTLAVGLRGETSPEGVPQTGDQLQAQLAFQRALEDNLQRRVLDPVFGPGNSSVMVSVRLNFQRSQTESTRFEQPQIRSRQVSEQTFSGTGTVPGLPPAGVDANAANPPTVQTPAGGTGESNFERRDETANYELNKTTTVEVVPPGRIESISVGVFVNQEVLGGATPQQLASIRDAVARASGAPVENVTIAPLPFRNPVAELFREKPAPAPERRPSPGVVVAAIAAALVLGLLLLAWMRRRRAEAVPAPAEVPAVGMGAPGPTTPVVLPEAAAAMQAAAAEEEAERILLGAEFLAQLGGDPARKRLREEVEKLVQARPEMVAQLIRAWLSEN; this is translated from the coding sequence GTGGCGGGGTGGCTTCAGCGGGCTTGGTCCCAGGCCAGGGAACTGTGGAGTCGGTGGCCTGGCTGGGTCAAGGGCCTGGTCCTCGGGCTCGTGGCAGCGCTCGTGATCGCTGCGGTCGTGGCTGTCCCGGGGAGAGGTCCACGCCTCGTACCTCTGCCGGGTCAGCCCTACGGGGGATCTGACACGGCCCTGGTGGTACAGAAGCTGAAGGAGGCGAAGATCCCCTACCGCACGGCCCCGGACGGTGCCACCCTCCTCGTCCCCGAGGATCAGGTCCTCGACGCACAGCTGGCTCTCGCGCAGGCGGGACTTCCCCGCCAGCCGGTGGGATGGGAGCTTTTTGACCGCACGAACCTGGCGGCGACGGAGTTCGACCGCAAGGTCGCCCTCCTCCGGGCGATGCAGGGCGAGCTCAGCCGGACGATCGCCCGGCTGGCGCCCCTCGAGGCGGCCGTGGTCCACCTGTCGATTCCCGAGCAATCCGTCTTCGTCCGGGAGAAGAAGCCCGTCAAGGCCGCGGTGATGGTCCAGCCCAAGCCGGGGGCCGAGCTGAGCCCCCGGGAGGTGGACGGCATCGTCCGCTTCCTGGCGGCCTCGGTACCGGATCTCGACCCGCAGAACGTCATCGTCATCGACAACGGCGGGCGGACCCTGGCCGTCGGCCTGCGAGGCGAGACCTCGCCCGAAGGGGTGCCGCAGACCGGCGACCAGCTGCAGGCGCAGCTGGCCTTCCAGCGCGCCCTGGAGGACAACCTCCAGCGGCGTGTGCTCGATCCCGTCTTCGGTCCCGGGAACAGCTCCGTCATGGTGAGCGTGCGCCTCAACTTCCAGCGGAGCCAGACGGAGAGCACGCGCTTCGAGCAGCCCCAGATCCGCAGCAGGCAGGTGTCCGAGCAGACCTTCTCGGGTACGGGTACGGTCCCGGGGCTACCGCCGGCGGGAGTCGACGCGAACGCCGCCAACCCGCCGACCGTGCAGACGCCTGCCGGGGGCACCGGCGAGTCGAACTTCGAGCGGCGGGACGAGACCGCCAACTATGAGCTGAACAAGACCACGACCGTCGAGGTCGTGCCGCCCGGCCGGATCGAGTCCATCTCGGTCGGGGTGTTCGTGAACCAGGAGGTGCTCGGCGGAGCGACGCCGCAGCAGCTCGCCAGCATCCGCGACGCGGTGGCCCGGGCCAGCGGCGCACCCGTCGAGAACGTGACCATCGCCCCGCTTCCCTTCCGCAACCCCGTGGCCGAGCTCTTCCGGGAGAAGCCGGCGCCCGCTCCCGAGCGGCGCCCGTCGCCGGGGGTCGTGGTGGCGGCGATCGCGGCGGCGCTGGTCCTGGGGCTCCTGCTCCTGGCCTGGATGCGGCGGCGCCGGGCCGAGGCCGTTCCCGCTCCCGCCGAGGTGCCGGCGGTGGGGATGGGGGCGCCTGGGCCCACGACCCCGGTCGTGCTGCCCGAGGCGGCGGCCGCTATGCAGGCCGCGGCGGCCGAGGAGGAAGCGGAGCGGATCCTGCTCGGCGCCGAGTTCCTGGCCCAGCTCGGCGGGGACCCGGCGCGCAAGCGACTCCGCGAAGAGGTCGAGAAGCTCGTGCAGGCCCGGCCGGAGATGGTGGCGCAGCTGATCCGGGCCTGGCTCTCCGAAAACTGA
- the fliG gene encoding flagellar motor switch protein FliG, with the protein MPLAATAQREGARPLLPGQQALTGKQKAAMFLIAIGPELAAKVFKHLSQEEIEIVSLEIANQREVPPPRRDAVLHEFYQLAVAQEYISHGGLDYARSILEKALGPAKAMEILQRLTASLQVRPFDFMRKADPGQVLSFIQNEHPQTIALIMAYLHPEQAAVILSALPPERQVDVARRIAIMDRTSPDVLHEVERVLERKLASLVSQDFTAAGGVENVVEILNRVDRTTEKTIMEALSIQDPVLAEEIKKRMFLFEDIVHLDNRSVQRVLREVDMSRDLPLALKVASDEVKQKIFQNISKRAGENLRENMEFLGPVRLRDVEEAQQKIVNIIRRLEEEGEIIIARGGGEDIVV; encoded by the coding sequence ATGCCACTGGCGGCGACAGCGCAGCGTGAAGGCGCCCGCCCGCTCCTTCCGGGGCAGCAGGCGCTCACCGGGAAGCAGAAGGCGGCGATGTTCCTCATCGCGATCGGTCCCGAGCTGGCGGCCAAGGTCTTCAAGCACCTGAGCCAGGAGGAGATCGAGATCGTCAGCCTCGAGATCGCCAACCAGCGGGAGGTCCCGCCCCCCCGCCGCGACGCCGTCCTGCACGAGTTCTACCAGCTGGCGGTGGCGCAGGAGTACATCTCCCACGGCGGTCTCGACTACGCCCGCAGCATCCTCGAGAAGGCGCTGGGGCCTGCCAAGGCCATGGAGATCCTGCAGCGCCTCACCGCCTCGCTCCAGGTCCGCCCGTTCGACTTCATGCGCAAGGCGGATCCCGGCCAGGTCCTCTCCTTCATCCAGAACGAGCACCCGCAGACCATCGCCCTCATCATGGCGTACCTGCACCCGGAGCAGGCTGCCGTCATCCTCTCCGCCCTGCCCCCGGAGCGGCAGGTCGACGTGGCCCGGCGGATCGCCATCATGGACCGCACCAGCCCCGACGTGCTGCACGAGGTGGAGCGGGTGCTGGAGCGCAAGCTCGCCTCCCTGGTGAGCCAGGACTTCACGGCCGCCGGCGGGGTGGAGAACGTGGTGGAGATCCTCAACCGGGTCGACCGGACCACGGAGAAGACGATCATGGAAGCCCTGTCCATCCAGGACCCGGTGCTGGCCGAGGAGATCAAGAAGCGGATGTTCCTCTTCGAGGACATCGTGCACCTCGACAACCGCTCCGTGCAGCGGGTCCTGCGCGAGGTCGACATGTCCCGGGACCTGCCGCTCGCGCTCAAGGTGGCCAGCGACGAGGTCAAGCAGAAGATCTTCCAGAACATCTCCAAGCGCGCCGGCGAGAACCTGCGGGAGAACATGGAGTTCTTGGGTCCGGTGCGCCTGCGGGACGTGGAAGAGGCCCAGCAGAAGATCGTGAACATCATCCGGCGGCTCGAGGAAGAGGGCGAGATCATCATCGCCCGGGGCGGGGGGGAGGACATCGTTGTTTAG
- a CDS encoding FliH/SctL family protein has product MFSEGFRVIKADRAIPRGVTRPGPRREAVGTVPLPGMRSDGPAPAADEALLAEARRRAAALEERAAGLLAEAEEAARARREQAEAEAAAIVAAAERSAAAIREQAREEGRAEGRRQGREEGMAAARQEAEAILAAARAEAERITAEARARWQQRLAELEPDLVRLALAIARRVLREEIRLRPEAIAGMVAAALEKVRGAGEARLRVNPADAGRLAVGAPAPAGVAVVPDASLAPGEFVVESEHGTVDGRLEAQVAQIAAALGVEVPEA; this is encoded by the coding sequence TTGTTTAGCGAGGGCTTCCGCGTCATCAAGGCCGACCGGGCCATCCCCCGCGGCGTCACCCGGCCCGGCCCCCGCCGGGAGGCAGTCGGGACGGTCCCGCTCCCCGGCATGCGCAGCGACGGGCCCGCCCCCGCTGCGGACGAGGCGCTCCTCGCCGAGGCGCGCCGGCGAGCCGCCGCCCTCGAGGAGCGCGCCGCGGGGCTCCTGGCCGAGGCCGAGGAGGCGGCCCGCGCTCGCCGGGAGCAGGCTGAAGCGGAGGCGGCCGCGATCGTGGCCGCGGCCGAGCGGTCCGCCGCGGCCATCCGCGAGCAGGCCCGCGAGGAGGGGCGTGCCGAGGGGCGCCGCCAGGGTCGGGAGGAAGGCATGGCCGCCGCGCGGCAGGAGGCCGAGGCGATCCTGGCCGCTGCCCGGGCGGAGGCCGAGCGGATCACCGCTGAGGCCCGGGCCCGCTGGCAGCAGCGCCTCGCCGAGCTGGAACCGGATCTCGTCCGCCTCGCCCTGGCGATCGCGCGCCGCGTGCTGCGGGAGGAGATCCGCCTGCGTCCCGAGGCAATCGCCGGCATGGTGGCGGCGGCTCTCGAGAAGGTCCGGGGGGCCGGCGAGGCGCGGCTGCGGGTGAATCCGGCGGACGCCGGGCGCCTCGCCGTGGGCGCCCCGGCCCCGGCCGGGGTGGCCGTCGTCCCGGACGCTTCACTCGCGCCGGGCGAGTTCGTGGTGGAGTCGGAGCACGGGACAGTGGACGGGCGCCTGGAGGCGCAGGTCGCCCAGATCGCCGCGGCGCTGGGCGTGGAGGTGCCCGAGGCGTGA